The following are encoded together in the Equus quagga isolate Etosha38 chromosome 1, UCLA_HA_Equagga_1.0, whole genome shotgun sequence genome:
- the P2RY13 gene encoding P2Y purinoceptor 13, with translation MPASSEDTQPGGLPSKLTLEAMNATLLKGLNGSERCPRDTRVAQLVFPAAYTVVFLAGLLLNAAALWVFVHIPSSSTFIVYLKNTLAADLIMTLTLPFKILSDAHLGPWQLRAFVCRFSAVIFYATMYVGIILLGLIAFDRFLKIIRPFGKYFVQKPAFAKTVSTLVWLLLYLTSLPNVILSNKEATPSSVRKCASLKGPLGLKWHQVVNNISQFIFWTVFVLMLLFYVVIAKQVYNSYRKSKSKESGNNKKLGGKVFVVVAVFFVCFAPFHFARVPYTQSQTNSRTDCRVQNHLFIAKETTLFLAATNICMDPFIYIFLCKKFTERLPCMRGRKMATSTQENHTIQTDHNITLG, from the exons ATGCCCGCCTCGTCAGAGGACACTCAGCCGGGCGGCCTCCCTTCGAAG CTGACGTTGGAAGCCATGAACGCCACACTGCTGAAGGGCCTCAACGGGTCGGAGCGCTGCCCCAGAGACACGCGGGTCGCCCAGCTGGTGTTCCCGGCCGCCTACACTGTCGTCTTCCTCGCCGGCCTCCTGCTGAACGCCGCAGCCCTGTGGGTGTTCGTCCACATCCCCAGCTCCTCCACCTTCATTGTCTACCTCAAGAACACACTGGCGGCCGACCTGATAATGACGCTCACGCTTCCGTTCAAAATCCTCTCCGACGCCCACCTCGGCCCCTGGCAGCTCAGAGCCTTTGTGTGTCGTTTCTCGGCTGTCATCTTTTACGCCACCATGTACGTGGGCATcatactgctgggcctcatagCCTTTGACAGGTTCCTCAAGATCATCAGaccttttggaaaatatttcgTGCAAAAACCCGCTTTTGCAAAAACGGTCTCGACCCTGGTCTGGCTCCTTTTGTACCTCACCTCTCTGCCAAATGTGATCTTAAGCAACAAGGAAGCCACACCGTCGTCTGTGAGAAAGTGCGCCTCCTTAAAGGGTCCTCTGGGGCTCAAATGGCACCAAGTGGTGAATAACATATCCCAGTTCATTTTCTGGACCGTTTTTGTCCTAATGCTTCTGTTTTATGTGGTGATCGCAAAACAAGTATACAATTCTTACAGAAAGTCCAAAAGCAAGGAGAGCGGAAACAACAAAAAGCTGGGAGGTAAAGTATTCGTTGTGGTGGCCGTCTTCTTTGTGTGCTTTGCTCCATTTCATTTTGCCAGAGTGCCATATACACAGAGCCAGACCAACAGCAGGACTGATTGCCGGGTGCAAAACCACCTGTTTATTGCTAAGGAAACAACTCTCTTTTTGGCAGCAACTAACATTTGTATGGACCCcttcatatatatattcttatgtaAAAAATTCACAGAAAGGCTACCATGCATGAGAGGCAGAAAGATGGCAACATCAACCCAAGAAAATCACACCATCCAGACTGACCATAACATAACCCTAGGCTGA